One Notolabrus celidotus isolate fNotCel1 chromosome 18, fNotCel1.pri, whole genome shotgun sequence DNA window includes the following coding sequences:
- the gngt2b gene encoding guanine nucleotide-binding protein G(I)/G(S)/G(O) subunit gamma-T2b, protein MARDMSDKEILKMELEQLKKEVSTPRTAVGANCAETIAFVEELLPNDPLIKGVPDDKNPYKGDKGGCIVT, encoded by the exons ATGGCTCGGGATATGTCAGATAAGGAAATCCTGAAAATGGAGTTGGAGCAGTTAAAGAAGGAAGTTAGCACACCTAGGACAGCA GTGGGTGCAAACTGCGCAGAAACCATCGCTTTCGTGGAGGAACTGCTTCCAAATGATCCCCTGATCAAGGGCGTCCCAGATGACAAGAACCCCTACAAGGGAGATAAGGGCGGCTGTATAGTAACATAG